A genomic window from Megalobrama amblycephala isolate DHTTF-2021 linkage group LG2, ASM1881202v1, whole genome shotgun sequence includes:
- the ddx4 gene encoding probable ATP-dependent RNA helicase DDX4 isoform X5, whose amino-acid sequence MDDWEEDQSPVVSCNSGFGLGSSGTDGGFKSFYKGSAGNEKSNNEDGEGSSWRTSSGDGFRGRGGRGGSRGGRGGFRNTFKSETDENGNDEGWKGGEGRGRGRGGFRGGFRDGGDEETGKRGFGRGGFRGQNEEVFSKVSTADKVDQEAGENAGPKVVYVPPPPPEDENSIFSQFATGINFNKYDDIPVEVSGSNAPKAIMTFDEAGLCESLSKNVTKSGYVKPTPVQKYGIPIISAGRDLMACAQTGSGKTAAFLLPILQRFMTDGVAASKFSEVQEPEAIIVAPTRELINQIYLEARKFAYGTCVRPVVVYGGINTGYTIREVLKGCNVLCGTPGRLLDIIGRGKVGLSKLRYLVLDEADRMLDMGFEPDMRKLVGSPGMPAKEDRQTLMFSATFPEEIQRLAAEFLKVDYLFLAVGVVGGACSDVEQTIIQVDQYSKREQLLELLKTTGTERTMVFVETKRSADFIATFLCQEKISTTSIHGDREQREREKALSDFRTGQCPVLVATSVAARGLDIEHVQHVVNFDLPSNIDEYVHRIGRTGRCGNTGRAVSFFNPESDTPLARSLVKVLSGAQQTVPKWLEEIAFSAHGTTGINPRGRLFASTDTRKGGSFRTDEPPPASAPKPAAAADDEEWE is encoded by the exons ATGGTGAAGGCAGCTCATGGAGGACGAGTTCTGGTGATGGATTCAGAGGCAGAG GAGGCAGGGGAGGATCCCGAGGAGGGAGAGGCGGCTTCAGGAATACCTTTAAATCAG AAACTGATGAAAATGGCAATGACGAGg GTTGGAAAGGAGGTGAAGGCCGAGGAAGAGGCCGCGGTGGTTTCCGTGGTGGTTTTCGGGATG GTGGTGATGAAGAGACTGGGAAAAGAGGCTTTGGAAGAGGAG GTTTCAGAGGCCAGAATGAGGAAGTGTTTTCCAAGG TCTCAACAGCAGACAAGGTAGATCAAGAAGCAGGTGAAAATGCAG GACCTAAGGTTGTCTACGTGCCGCCTCCCCCTCCAGAAGACGAGAATTCCATATTTTCCCAATTTGCCACAGGCATTAATTTTAACAAATATGATGATATCCCTGTGGAAGTGAGTGGCAGCAATGCTCCAAAAGCTATTATG acTTTTGATGAAGCAGGACTTTGTGAATCACTGAGCAAGAATGTAACAAAGTCTGGATATGTGAAGCCAACTCCTGTCCAGAAATATGGAATCCCCATTATTTCTGCTGGACGGGATCTAATGGCTTGTGCCCAGACCGGATCAGGAAAAACG GCGGCCTTTCTGCTGCCCATCTTACAGCGGTTTATGACTGATGGAGTGGCAGCCAGCAAGTTTAGCGAAGTGCAGGAGCCTGAGGCCATAATCGTGGCCCCCACCAGAGAGCTTATCAATCAGATCTATCTGGAGGCCAGGAAGTTTGCATATGG GACCTGTGTGCGTCCTGTGGTGGTTTATGGTGGTATTAATACTGGATATACTATTCGAGAGGTGTTAAAGGGCTGCAATGTTTTGTGTGGGACCCCTGGAAGATTGCTTGACATCATTGGTCGTGGAAAg GTTGGCCTCAGCAAGTTACGGTATTTGGTTCTGGATGAAGCAGACAGAATGCTGGACATGGGCTTTGAGCCAGATATGCGCAAGCTAGTGGGATCTCCAGGAATGCCTGCCAAAGAGGATCGGCAAACCCTCATGTTCAGTGCCACCTTCCCAGAAGAAATTCAAAG GTTGGCAGCAGAATTTTTGAAAGTGGACTACCTTTTCCTTGCTGTTGGTGTGGTGGGCGGAGCATGCAGTGATGTGGAGCAAACGATCATTCAGGTGGACCAGTACTCCAAGAGAGAGCAGCTGCTTGAACTGCTTAAAACTACGG GGACTGAGCGCACAATGGTCTTTGTTGAAACCAAAAGAAGTGCTGACTTCATAGCAACTTTCCTCTGTCAAGAGAAGATCTCCACTACAAGCATCCACGG TGATCGGGAACAGCGGGAGCGAGAGAAAGCTCTCAGTGATTTTCGCACAGGCCAGTGTCCAGTGCTGGTTGCCACATCTGTCGCTGCCAGAGGCCTGGACATTGAGCATGTGCAGCATGTGGTGAATTTCGACCTGCCCAGCAACATCGATGAATATGTCCATCGCATTGGAAGAACCGGACGCTGTGGGAACACTGGTCGGGCTGTGTCCTTTTTCAACCCAGAGTCAGATACTCCATTAGCTCGCTCTCTGGTCAAAGTCCTTTCAGGG GCTCAACAGACAGTTCCCAAATGGCTGGAAGAAATAGCTTTCAGTGCTCATGGGACAACAGGCATTAACCCACGTGGAAGATTGTTTGCGTCTACAGACACACGGAAG GGAGGATCCTTCAGGACAGATGAGCCGCCACCAGCATCTGCCCCAAAACCAGCAGCCGCAGCAGATGATGAGGAATGGGAATAA
- the ddx4 gene encoding probable ATP-dependent RNA helicase DDX4 isoform X6 translates to MDDWEEDQSPVVSCNSGFGLGSSGTDGGFKSFYKGSAGNEKSNNEDGEGSSWRTSSGDGFRGRGGRGGSRGGRGGFRNTFKSETDENGNDEGWKGGEGRGRGRGGFRGGFRDGGDEETGKRGFGRGGFRGQNEEVFSKVSTADKVDQEAGENAGPKVVYVPPPPPEDENSIFSQFATGINFNKYDDIPVEVSGSNAPKAIMTFDEAGLCESLSKNVTKSGYVKPTPVQKYGIPIISAGRDLMACAQTGSGKTAAFLLPILQRFMTDGVAASKFSEVQEPEAIIVAPTRELINQIYLEARKFAYGTCVRPVVVYGGINTGYTIREVLKGCNVLCGTPGRLLDIIGRGKVGLSKLRYLVLDEADRMLDMGFEPDMRKLVGSPGMPAKEDRQTLMFSATFPEEIQRLAAEFLKVDYLFLAVGVVGGACSDVEQTIIQVDQYSKREQLLELLKTTGTERTMVFVETKRSADFIATFLCQEKISTTSIHGDREQREREKALSDFRTGQCPVLVATSVAARGLDIEHVQHVVNFDLPSNIDEYVHRIGRTGRCGNTGRAVSFFNPESDTPLARSLVKVLSGAQQTVPKWLEEIAFSAHGTTGINPRGRLFASTDTRKGGSFRTDEPPPASAPKPAAAADDEEWE, encoded by the exons ATGGTGAAGGCAGCTCATGGAGGACGAGTTCTGGTGATGGATTCAGAGGCAGAG GAGGCAGGGGAGGATCCCGAGGAGGGAGAGGCGGCTTCAGGAATACCTTTAAATCAG AAACTGATGAAAATGGCAATGATGAAG GTTGGAAAGGAGGTGAAGGCCGAGGAAGAGGCCGCGGTGGTTTCCGTGGTGGTTTTCGGGATG GTGGTGATGAAGAGACTGGGAAAAGAGGCTTTGGAAGAGGAG GTTTCAGAGGCCAGAATGAGGAAGTGTTTTCCAAGG TCTCAACAGCAGACAAGGTAGATCAAGAAGCAGGTGAAAATGCAG GACCTAAGGTTGTCTACGTGCCGCCTCCCCCTCCAGAAGACGAGAATTCCATATTTTCCCAATTTGCCACAGGCATTAATTTTAACAAATATGATGATATCCCTGTGGAAGTGAGTGGCAGCAATGCTCCAAAAGCTATTATG acTTTTGATGAAGCAGGACTTTGTGAATCACTGAGCAAGAATGTAACAAAGTCTGGATATGTGAAGCCAACTCCTGTCCAGAAATATGGAATCCCCATTATTTCTGCTGGACGGGATCTAATGGCTTGTGCCCAGACCGGATCAGGAAAAACG GCGGCCTTTCTGCTGCCCATCTTACAGCGGTTTATGACTGATGGAGTGGCAGCCAGCAAGTTTAGCGAAGTGCAGGAGCCTGAGGCCATAATCGTGGCCCCCACCAGAGAGCTTATCAATCAGATCTATCTGGAGGCCAGGAAGTTTGCATATGG GACCTGTGTGCGTCCTGTGGTGGTTTATGGTGGTATTAATACTGGATATACTATTCGAGAGGTGTTAAAGGGCTGCAATGTTTTGTGTGGGACCCCTGGAAGATTGCTTGACATCATTGGTCGTGGAAAg GTTGGCCTCAGCAAGTTACGGTATTTGGTTCTGGATGAAGCAGACAGAATGCTGGACATGGGCTTTGAGCCAGATATGCGCAAGCTAGTGGGATCTCCAGGAATGCCTGCCAAAGAGGATCGGCAAACCCTCATGTTCAGTGCCACCTTCCCAGAAGAAATTCAAAG GTTGGCAGCAGAATTTTTGAAAGTGGACTACCTTTTCCTTGCTGTTGGTGTGGTGGGCGGAGCATGCAGTGATGTGGAGCAAACGATCATTCAGGTGGACCAGTACTCCAAGAGAGAGCAGCTGCTTGAACTGCTTAAAACTACGG GGACTGAGCGCACAATGGTCTTTGTTGAAACCAAAAGAAGTGCTGACTTCATAGCAACTTTCCTCTGTCAAGAGAAGATCTCCACTACAAGCATCCACGG TGATCGGGAACAGCGGGAGCGAGAGAAAGCTCTCAGTGATTTTCGCACAGGCCAGTGTCCAGTGCTGGTTGCCACATCTGTCGCTGCCAGAGGCCTGGACATTGAGCATGTGCAGCATGTGGTGAATTTCGACCTGCCCAGCAACATCGATGAATATGTCCATCGCATTGGAAGAACCGGACGCTGTGGGAACACTGGTCGGGCTGTGTCCTTTTTCAACCCAGAGTCAGATACTCCATTAGCTCGCTCTCTGGTCAAAGTCCTTTCAGGG GCTCAACAGACAGTTCCCAAATGGCTGGAAGAAATAGCTTTCAGTGCTCATGGGACAACAGGCATTAACCCACGTGGAAGATTGTTTGCGTCTACAGACACACGGAAG GGAGGATCCTTCAGGACAGATGAGCCGCCACCAGCATCTGCCCCAAAACCAGCAGCCGCAGCAGATGATGAGGAATGGGAATAA
- the ddx4 gene encoding probable ATP-dependent RNA helicase DDX4 isoform X3: MDDWEEDQSPVVSCNSGFDGEGSSWRTSSGDGFRGRGGRGGSRGGRGGFRNTFKSETDENGNDEGWKGGESRGRGRGGFRGGFRGGFRDGGDEETGRRGFGRETDENGNDEGWKGGEGRGRGRGGFRGGFRDGGDEETGKRGFGRGGFRGQNEEVFSKVSTADKVDQEAGENAGPKVVYVPPPPPEDENSIFSQFATGINFNKYDDIPVEVSGSNAPKAIMTFDEAGLCESLSKNVTKSGYVKPTPVQKYGIPIISAGRDLMACAQTGSGKTAAFLLPILQRFMTDGVAASKFSEVQEPEAIIVAPTRELINQIYLEARKFAYGTCVRPVVVYGGINTGYTIREVLKGCNVLCGTPGRLLDIIGRGKVGLSKLRYLVLDEADRMLDMGFEPDMRKLVGSPGMPAKEDRQTLMFSATFPEEIQRLAAEFLKVDYLFLAVGVVGGACSDVEQTIIQVDQYSKREQLLELLKTTGTERTMVFVETKRSADFIATFLCQEKISTTSIHGDREQREREKALSDFRTGQCPVLVATSVAARGLDIEHVQHVVNFDLPSNIDEYVHRIGRTGRCGNTGRAVSFFNPESDTPLARSLVKVLSGAQQTVPKWLEEIAFSAHGTTGINPRGRLFASTDTRKGGSFRTDEPPPASAPKPAAAADDEEWE; this comes from the exons ATGGTGAAGGCAGCTCATGGAGGACGAGTTCTGGTGATGGATTCAGAGGCAGAG GAGGCAGGGGAGGATCCCGAGGAGGGAGAGGCGGCTTCAGGAATACCTTTAAATCAG AAACTGATGAAAATGGCAATGACGAGg GTTGGAAAGGAGGTGAAAGCCGAGGAAGAGGCCGCGGTGGTTTCCGTGGTGGTTTTCGTGGTGGTTTCCGTGATG GTGGTGATGAAGAGACTGGAAGAAGAGGCTTTGGAAGAG AAACTGATGAAAATGGCAATGATGAAG GTTGGAAAGGAGGTGAAGGCCGAGGAAGAGGCCGCGGTGGTTTCCGTGGTGGTTTTCGGGATG GTGGTGATGAAGAGACTGGGAAAAGAGGCTTTGGAAGAGGAG GTTTCAGAGGCCAGAATGAGGAAGTGTTTTCCAAGG TCTCAACAGCAGACAAGGTAGATCAAGAAGCAGGTGAAAATGCAG GACCTAAGGTTGTCTACGTGCCGCCTCCCCCTCCAGAAGACGAGAATTCCATATTTTCCCAATTTGCCACAGGCATTAATTTTAACAAATATGATGATATCCCTGTGGAAGTGAGTGGCAGCAATGCTCCAAAAGCTATTATG acTTTTGATGAAGCAGGACTTTGTGAATCACTGAGCAAGAATGTAACAAAGTCTGGATATGTGAAGCCAACTCCTGTCCAGAAATATGGAATCCCCATTATTTCTGCTGGACGGGATCTAATGGCTTGTGCCCAGACCGGATCAGGAAAAACG GCGGCCTTTCTGCTGCCCATCTTACAGCGGTTTATGACTGATGGAGTGGCAGCCAGCAAGTTTAGCGAAGTGCAGGAGCCTGAGGCCATAATCGTGGCCCCCACCAGAGAGCTTATCAATCAGATCTATCTGGAGGCCAGGAAGTTTGCATATGG GACCTGTGTGCGTCCTGTGGTGGTTTATGGTGGTATTAATACTGGATATACTATTCGAGAGGTGTTAAAGGGCTGCAATGTTTTGTGTGGGACCCCTGGAAGATTGCTTGACATCATTGGTCGTGGAAAg GTTGGCCTCAGCAAGTTACGGTATTTGGTTCTGGATGAAGCAGACAGAATGCTGGACATGGGCTTTGAGCCAGATATGCGCAAGCTAGTGGGATCTCCAGGAATGCCTGCCAAAGAGGATCGGCAAACCCTCATGTTCAGTGCCACCTTCCCAGAAGAAATTCAAAG GTTGGCAGCAGAATTTTTGAAAGTGGACTACCTTTTCCTTGCTGTTGGTGTGGTGGGCGGAGCATGCAGTGATGTGGAGCAAACGATCATTCAGGTGGACCAGTACTCCAAGAGAGAGCAGCTGCTTGAACTGCTTAAAACTACGG GGACTGAGCGCACAATGGTCTTTGTTGAAACCAAAAGAAGTGCTGACTTCATAGCAACTTTCCTCTGTCAAGAGAAGATCTCCACTACAAGCATCCACGG TGATCGGGAACAGCGGGAGCGAGAGAAAGCTCTCAGTGATTTTCGCACAGGCCAGTGTCCAGTGCTGGTTGCCACATCTGTCGCTGCCAGAGGCCTGGACATTGAGCATGTGCAGCATGTGGTGAATTTCGACCTGCCCAGCAACATCGATGAATATGTCCATCGCATTGGAAGAACCGGACGCTGTGGGAACACTGGTCGGGCTGTGTCCTTTTTCAACCCAGAGTCAGATACTCCATTAGCTCGCTCTCTGGTCAAAGTCCTTTCAGGG GCTCAACAGACAGTTCCCAAATGGCTGGAAGAAATAGCTTTCAGTGCTCATGGGACAACAGGCATTAACCCACGTGGAAGATTGTTTGCGTCTACAGACACACGGAAG GGAGGATCCTTCAGGACAGATGAGCCGCCACCAGCATCTGCCCCAAAACCAGCAGCCGCAGCAGATGATGAGGAATGGGAATAA
- the ddx4 gene encoding probable ATP-dependent RNA helicase DDX4 isoform X2 has protein sequence MDDWEEDQSPVVSCNSGFGLGSSGTDGGFKSFYKGSAGNEKSNNEDGEGSSWRTSSGDGFRGRGGRGGSRGGRGGFRNTFKSETDENGNDEGWKGGESRGRGRGGFRGGFRGGFRDGGDEETGRRGFGRETDENGNDEGWKGGEGRGRGRGGFRGGFRDGGDEETGKRGFGRGVSTADKVDQEAGENAGPKVVYVPPPPPEDENSIFSQFATGINFNKYDDIPVEVSGSNAPKAIMTFDEAGLCESLSKNVTKSGYVKPTPVQKYGIPIISAGRDLMACAQTGSGKTAAFLLPILQRFMTDGVAASKFSEVQEPEAIIVAPTRELINQIYLEARKFAYGTCVRPVVVYGGINTGYTIREVLKGCNVLCGTPGRLLDIIGRGKVGLSKLRYLVLDEADRMLDMGFEPDMRKLVGSPGMPAKEDRQTLMFSATFPEEIQRLAAEFLKVDYLFLAVGVVGGACSDVEQTIIQVDQYSKREQLLELLKTTGTERTMVFVETKRSADFIATFLCQEKISTTSIHGDREQREREKALSDFRTGQCPVLVATSVAARGLDIEHVQHVVNFDLPSNIDEYVHRIGRTGRCGNTGRAVSFFNPESDTPLARSLVKVLSGAQQTVPKWLEEIAFSAHGTTGINPRGRLFASTDTRKGGSFRTDEPPPASAPKPAAAADDEEWE, from the exons ATGGTGAAGGCAGCTCATGGAGGACGAGTTCTGGTGATGGATTCAGAGGCAGAG GAGGCAGGGGAGGATCCCGAGGAGGGAGAGGCGGCTTCAGGAATACCTTTAAATCAG AAACTGATGAAAATGGCAATGACGAGg GTTGGAAAGGAGGTGAAAGCCGAGGAAGAGGCCGCGGTGGTTTCCGTGGTGGTTTTCGTGGTGGTTTCCGTGATG GTGGTGATGAAGAGACTGGAAGAAGAGGCTTTGGAAGAG AAACTGATGAAAATGGCAATGATGAAG GTTGGAAAGGAGGTGAAGGCCGAGGAAGAGGCCGCGGTGGTTTCCGTGGTGGTTTTCGGGATG GTGGTGATGAAGAGACTGGGAAAAGAGGCTTTGGAAGAGGAG TCTCAACAGCAGACAAGGTAGATCAAGAAGCAGGTGAAAATGCAG GACCTAAGGTTGTCTACGTGCCGCCTCCCCCTCCAGAAGACGAGAATTCCATATTTTCCCAATTTGCCACAGGCATTAATTTTAACAAATATGATGATATCCCTGTGGAAGTGAGTGGCAGCAATGCTCCAAAAGCTATTATG acTTTTGATGAAGCAGGACTTTGTGAATCACTGAGCAAGAATGTAACAAAGTCTGGATATGTGAAGCCAACTCCTGTCCAGAAATATGGAATCCCCATTATTTCTGCTGGACGGGATCTAATGGCTTGTGCCCAGACCGGATCAGGAAAAACG GCGGCCTTTCTGCTGCCCATCTTACAGCGGTTTATGACTGATGGAGTGGCAGCCAGCAAGTTTAGCGAAGTGCAGGAGCCTGAGGCCATAATCGTGGCCCCCACCAGAGAGCTTATCAATCAGATCTATCTGGAGGCCAGGAAGTTTGCATATGG GACCTGTGTGCGTCCTGTGGTGGTTTATGGTGGTATTAATACTGGATATACTATTCGAGAGGTGTTAAAGGGCTGCAATGTTTTGTGTGGGACCCCTGGAAGATTGCTTGACATCATTGGTCGTGGAAAg GTTGGCCTCAGCAAGTTACGGTATTTGGTTCTGGATGAAGCAGACAGAATGCTGGACATGGGCTTTGAGCCAGATATGCGCAAGCTAGTGGGATCTCCAGGAATGCCTGCCAAAGAGGATCGGCAAACCCTCATGTTCAGTGCCACCTTCCCAGAAGAAATTCAAAG GTTGGCAGCAGAATTTTTGAAAGTGGACTACCTTTTCCTTGCTGTTGGTGTGGTGGGCGGAGCATGCAGTGATGTGGAGCAAACGATCATTCAGGTGGACCAGTACTCCAAGAGAGAGCAGCTGCTTGAACTGCTTAAAACTACGG GGACTGAGCGCACAATGGTCTTTGTTGAAACCAAAAGAAGTGCTGACTTCATAGCAACTTTCCTCTGTCAAGAGAAGATCTCCACTACAAGCATCCACGG TGATCGGGAACAGCGGGAGCGAGAGAAAGCTCTCAGTGATTTTCGCACAGGCCAGTGTCCAGTGCTGGTTGCCACATCTGTCGCTGCCAGAGGCCTGGACATTGAGCATGTGCAGCATGTGGTGAATTTCGACCTGCCCAGCAACATCGATGAATATGTCCATCGCATTGGAAGAACCGGACGCTGTGGGAACACTGGTCGGGCTGTGTCCTTTTTCAACCCAGAGTCAGATACTCCATTAGCTCGCTCTCTGGTCAAAGTCCTTTCAGGG GCTCAACAGACAGTTCCCAAATGGCTGGAAGAAATAGCTTTCAGTGCTCATGGGACAACAGGCATTAACCCACGTGGAAGATTGTTTGCGTCTACAGACACACGGAAG GGAGGATCCTTCAGGACAGATGAGCCGCCACCAGCATCTGCCCCAAAACCAGCAGCCGCAGCAGATGATGAGGAATGGGAATAA
- the ddx4 gene encoding probable ATP-dependent RNA helicase DDX4 isoform X7, producing MDDWEEDQSPVVSCNSGFGLGSSGTDGGFKSFYKGSAGNEKSNNEDGEGSSWRTSSGDGFRGRGGRGGSRGGRGGFRNTFKSETDENGNDEGWKGGEGRGRGRGGFRGGFRDGGDEETGKRGFGRGVSTADKVDQEAGENAGPKVVYVPPPPPEDENSIFSQFATGINFNKYDDIPVEVSGSNAPKAIMTFDEAGLCESLSKNVTKSGYVKPTPVQKYGIPIISAGRDLMACAQTGSGKTAAFLLPILQRFMTDGVAASKFSEVQEPEAIIVAPTRELINQIYLEARKFAYGTCVRPVVVYGGINTGYTIREVLKGCNVLCGTPGRLLDIIGRGKVGLSKLRYLVLDEADRMLDMGFEPDMRKLVGSPGMPAKEDRQTLMFSATFPEEIQRLAAEFLKVDYLFLAVGVVGGACSDVEQTIIQVDQYSKREQLLELLKTTGTERTMVFVETKRSADFIATFLCQEKISTTSIHGDREQREREKALSDFRTGQCPVLVATSVAARGLDIEHVQHVVNFDLPSNIDEYVHRIGRTGRCGNTGRAVSFFNPESDTPLARSLVKVLSGAQQTVPKWLEEIAFSAHGTTGINPRGRLFASTDTRKGGSFRTDEPPPASAPKPAAAADDEEWE from the exons ATGGTGAAGGCAGCTCATGGAGGACGAGTTCTGGTGATGGATTCAGAGGCAGAG GAGGCAGGGGAGGATCCCGAGGAGGGAGAGGCGGCTTCAGGAATACCTTTAAATCAG AAACTGATGAAAATGGCAATGACGAGg GTTGGAAAGGAGGTGAAGGCCGAGGAAGAGGCCGCGGTGGTTTCCGTGGTGGTTTTCGGGATG GTGGTGATGAAGAGACTGGGAAAAGAGGCTTTGGAAGAGGAG TCTCAACAGCAGACAAGGTAGATCAAGAAGCAGGTGAAAATGCAG GACCTAAGGTTGTCTACGTGCCGCCTCCCCCTCCAGAAGACGAGAATTCCATATTTTCCCAATTTGCCACAGGCATTAATTTTAACAAATATGATGATATCCCTGTGGAAGTGAGTGGCAGCAATGCTCCAAAAGCTATTATG acTTTTGATGAAGCAGGACTTTGTGAATCACTGAGCAAGAATGTAACAAAGTCTGGATATGTGAAGCCAACTCCTGTCCAGAAATATGGAATCCCCATTATTTCTGCTGGACGGGATCTAATGGCTTGTGCCCAGACCGGATCAGGAAAAACG GCGGCCTTTCTGCTGCCCATCTTACAGCGGTTTATGACTGATGGAGTGGCAGCCAGCAAGTTTAGCGAAGTGCAGGAGCCTGAGGCCATAATCGTGGCCCCCACCAGAGAGCTTATCAATCAGATCTATCTGGAGGCCAGGAAGTTTGCATATGG GACCTGTGTGCGTCCTGTGGTGGTTTATGGTGGTATTAATACTGGATATACTATTCGAGAGGTGTTAAAGGGCTGCAATGTTTTGTGTGGGACCCCTGGAAGATTGCTTGACATCATTGGTCGTGGAAAg GTTGGCCTCAGCAAGTTACGGTATTTGGTTCTGGATGAAGCAGACAGAATGCTGGACATGGGCTTTGAGCCAGATATGCGCAAGCTAGTGGGATCTCCAGGAATGCCTGCCAAAGAGGATCGGCAAACCCTCATGTTCAGTGCCACCTTCCCAGAAGAAATTCAAAG GTTGGCAGCAGAATTTTTGAAAGTGGACTACCTTTTCCTTGCTGTTGGTGTGGTGGGCGGAGCATGCAGTGATGTGGAGCAAACGATCATTCAGGTGGACCAGTACTCCAAGAGAGAGCAGCTGCTTGAACTGCTTAAAACTACGG GGACTGAGCGCACAATGGTCTTTGTTGAAACCAAAAGAAGTGCTGACTTCATAGCAACTTTCCTCTGTCAAGAGAAGATCTCCACTACAAGCATCCACGG TGATCGGGAACAGCGGGAGCGAGAGAAAGCTCTCAGTGATTTTCGCACAGGCCAGTGTCCAGTGCTGGTTGCCACATCTGTCGCTGCCAGAGGCCTGGACATTGAGCATGTGCAGCATGTGGTGAATTTCGACCTGCCCAGCAACATCGATGAATATGTCCATCGCATTGGAAGAACCGGACGCTGTGGGAACACTGGTCGGGCTGTGTCCTTTTTCAACCCAGAGTCAGATACTCCATTAGCTCGCTCTCTGGTCAAAGTCCTTTCAGGG GCTCAACAGACAGTTCCCAAATGGCTGGAAGAAATAGCTTTCAGTGCTCATGGGACAACAGGCATTAACCCACGTGGAAGATTGTTTGCGTCTACAGACACACGGAAG GGAGGATCCTTCAGGACAGATGAGCCGCCACCAGCATCTGCCCCAAAACCAGCAGCCGCAGCAGATGATGAGGAATGGGAATAA